From one Leptospira stimsonii genomic stretch:
- a CDS encoding SpoIIE family protein phosphatase: protein MQFSKIFFFLIGPFALIILVMISSPWQAGDGLKAYQGKIDLRGIQDPNFGMTKLNGEWEFNWLQEPDDHIENLSKGYISVPGSWTNESKNHQAFPKFGYATYRLRVFLPEVWKHKILSVSLGSVSSAYRVKINGEVIGEGGTPGLTAETTVPRIEPRDFLFAANNGEAQIEIFISNFTSTIPGILLPVSIGPADSASVSRAITLFFDIFSFSSLLIMGIYHIFQYLYLRSSVSPLYFGMYSLVICLRTSLINSKIIMLFFPEVPWSWINKINHLTLSVSVPFFLLFFSSVFAPYVNRKFINAGVIFSIIFSIVTLFGDMQFNNQNISIYHYFILIIIFYLFYTILKIDFEKERNYTYILYGSGILFIAVLVDLFYARVLKTGSIQTSHYALVFFVFLQSLLLASERSRKFAETRELALNLRTSNLELFEMKEQLVQKIEDRTRVLNDNIIQINRELEIAQNVQRKILTPLDRTISGIRFFYEYMPLEKVGGDFLDVSEILPGRIRVMIADAVGHGVQASLMTMALKTEYEELKNLENPAQILKELNFRFLKKFDSLESIFPCLIGDIDIEKEEFTYASAGHPDQILQMPNEFPSLIHKTGPILGLFESLEIASKTIPFPTGSRLLLFSDGLIENRMKDSLNTKQYNMELITKCLHEGRENSLNTLIQEIIKIEELTRGDNPRYDDITVIAVESYPTKKG, encoded by the coding sequence ATGCAATTTTCAAAAATATTTTTTTTCCTAATTGGTCCGTTCGCTTTGATCATCCTGGTAATGATTTCCTCTCCTTGGCAGGCCGGAGACGGACTTAAGGCCTATCAAGGTAAGATCGATTTGAGAGGAATCCAAGATCCGAATTTCGGAATGACCAAACTGAATGGAGAATGGGAATTCAATTGGCTTCAAGAACCGGACGATCACATCGAAAATCTCTCCAAAGGATACATCAGCGTTCCCGGTTCCTGGACGAATGAAAGTAAAAATCATCAAGCGTTTCCTAAATTCGGCTATGCCACCTATCGACTCAGAGTGTTTCTTCCCGAAGTCTGGAAACACAAGATACTTTCCGTTTCTCTAGGAAGTGTGTCGTCTGCCTATCGCGTTAAGATAAACGGGGAGGTCATCGGTGAGGGTGGTACGCCGGGATTGACCGCGGAAACTACGGTTCCAAGAATCGAACCGAGGGATTTTTTATTTGCCGCTAACAACGGCGAAGCTCAGATCGAAATTTTTATCTCCAACTTTACCTCGACGATCCCCGGAATTCTTCTTCCCGTGTCGATCGGCCCGGCCGATTCTGCGAGCGTTTCGAGGGCGATCACGCTTTTCTTCGATATCTTTTCGTTCAGTAGTCTTCTGATCATGGGGATCTATCATATCTTCCAGTATCTTTATCTAAGAAGTAGCGTATCTCCGTTGTATTTCGGAATGTATAGTTTGGTGATTTGCCTCAGAACTTCCCTAATCAATTCAAAAATCATTATGCTCTTCTTTCCGGAAGTTCCCTGGTCCTGGATCAATAAGATCAATCACTTGACGTTATCCGTAAGTGTTCCGTTTTTCCTTTTGTTTTTCAGTTCGGTTTTCGCGCCTTACGTCAACCGAAAGTTCATCAACGCGGGAGTGATCTTCTCGATCATTTTTTCGATCGTGACTTTATTCGGGGATATGCAATTCAACAATCAGAATATTTCTATCTATCATTACTTTATTCTAATCATCATATTCTATCTTTTTTATACGATTCTAAAGATCGATTTCGAGAAAGAAAGAAATTATACTTATATCCTTTACGGTTCTGGAATATTGTTTATCGCCGTGTTAGTGGATCTTTTTTACGCCCGTGTTTTGAAAACCGGAAGTATTCAAACTTCGCACTACGCCTTGGTGTTTTTCGTTTTTCTTCAGTCGCTTTTGTTGGCGTCTGAGCGATCTCGCAAGTTTGCGGAAACAAGGGAATTGGCTCTCAACCTAAGAACTTCGAACTTAGAATTGTTCGAAATGAAGGAACAACTCGTTCAAAAGATCGAAGATCGAACCAGAGTTCTCAACGACAACATCATCCAGATCAATCGAGAATTGGAGATCGCGCAAAACGTTCAAAGGAAGATTCTAACGCCTCTGGATCGAACGATTTCGGGAATTCGATTTTTCTACGAGTACATGCCTCTGGAAAAAGTGGGCGGCGACTTTTTAGACGTTTCCGAAATTCTTCCCGGAAGAATTCGAGTGATGATCGCGGACGCAGTAGGACACGGCGTCCAGGCCTCTTTGATGACGATGGCCTTAAAGACGGAATACGAAGAACTTAAGAATCTGGAGAATCCGGCCCAGATTCTGAAAGAATTGAACTTTCGCTTTTTGAAAAAATTCGATTCTTTGGAAAGTATTTTCCCATGTTTGATCGGCGATATCGACATTGAAAAAGAAGAATTCACTTACGCGTCTGCGGGTCATCCGGATCAAATCTTACAGATGCCGAACGAGTTTCCATCTTTGATTCATAAGACCGGTCCGATCCTGGGTTTGTTTGAATCGCTCGAAATCGCTTCGAAGACGATTCCGTTTCCGACCGGATCGCGTCTTTTGTTGTTCTCCGACGGACTTATCGAAAATCGTATGAAGGATTCCTTAAATACCAAACAATACAATATGGAATTGATTACGAAATGTCTTCACGAAGGAAGAGAGAATAGTCTGAATACTTTGATTCAAGAGATCATAAAAATCGAGGAATTGACGAGAGGAGACAATCCACGTTACGACGATATCACCGTCATAGCCGTGGAATCGTATCCAACGAAAAAAGGTTAA
- a CDS encoding MaoC family dehydratase — protein sequence MSKIDFDKIEVGYELPPLKTDVITHANLVRYAGASGDFNPIHNDPDFARKTGLDGTIAHGMYVMAQLGRLCTSWADQKQIREFGVTFKNMTKPGQKLTCTGKVKRKKEENGEKLITVSLEAADDSGEVKCSGELVVVA from the coding sequence ATGAGTAAGATTGATTTTGATAAAATTGAAGTCGGATACGAACTTCCTCCTCTCAAAACGGACGTGATCACACACGCGAATCTCGTACGGTATGCGGGAGCATCCGGAGATTTTAATCCGATTCACAATGATCCCGACTTCGCGCGCAAGACCGGCTTGGACGGAACCATCGCACACGGTATGTATGTGATGGCCCAACTCGGAAGACTCTGTACTTCTTGGGCGGATCAGAAACAAATCCGCGAATTCGGAGTTACATTTAAGAATATGACCAAACCCGGTCAAAAGCTTACTTGTACCGGAAAGGTAAAAAGAAAGAAGGAAGAAAACGGCGAAAAGTTGATTACGGTTTCGTTAGAAGCGGCCGACGATTCCGGGGAAGTAAAATGCTCCGGTGAACTCGTGGTTGTCGCTTAA
- a CDS encoding FAS1-like dehydratase domain-containing protein: protein MSVKGISKDLIGTKLDRYEFDVEKGKIREFCQAIGETNPIHLDLEAAKKAGYEDIPAPPTFATVIQFWGYPKIWQDMENMGVDTSRVLHLKEKYTYLKPILPGRISSQGECINVTVGKMDTMTFKTTIRNAKGESLVEAEMSIFIRKPEA from the coding sequence ATGTCAGTAAAAGGAATATCCAAAGACCTGATCGGAACCAAGCTGGATCGCTACGAATTCGACGTAGAGAAAGGAAAGATCCGCGAGTTCTGTCAGGCGATCGGGGAAACCAACCCGATCCATCTCGATTTAGAAGCCGCTAAGAAAGCGGGATACGAAGACATCCCTGCTCCTCCTACCTTTGCAACCGTGATTCAGTTCTGGGGTTATCCAAAGATTTGGCAAGATATGGAAAACATGGGAGTGGATACGTCTCGGGTTCTTCACCTCAAAGAAAAATATACGTATCTCAAACCCATTCTTCCCGGAAGAATCTCTTCTCAAGGTGAATGTATAAACGTTACTGTCGGAAAGATGGATACGATGACTTTCAAAACTACGATTCGAAACGCGAAAGGCGAATCTCTTGTAGAAGCGGAAATGTCGATTTTCATCAGAAAACCGGAGGCTTGA
- a CDS encoding alpha/beta hydrolase, producing the protein MSWSNSYNLQDDTFAGSGGSKIFYRTYQPKEGRKGNRVLVVQHGIGEHSGRYEFLVEALAGTGTALYLIDSRGHGRSEGKRGAIDSFSDFLTDLDKLISIAKEKEKVPKVTLLGHSMGAAIVTLYAEEGTNQGNLNALIVSALPIRAKMDFSLMIKKGIAPFISEILPNLTLPTGLDVNALSRDKAVVEAYKKDPLVHGMASSYLGNMLLNSEAPILGNAGKIKIPIYIFHGKEDAIAIYTGSEAFFEVVGSSDKTLKIYDGLYHETMNERLEDRTKVLSDLKKWFDAHSS; encoded by the coding sequence ATGTCATGGAGTAATTCTTACAATCTACAGGATGATACTTTCGCAGGAAGCGGAGGGTCAAAAATTTTTTACCGCACCTATCAACCCAAGGAAGGGAGAAAGGGAAATCGGGTTCTCGTCGTTCAGCACGGAATCGGAGAACACAGCGGTCGTTATGAATTTTTAGTAGAGGCTCTGGCCGGAACCGGAACCGCCCTTTACTTAATCGATTCGCGAGGACACGGAAGATCCGAAGGAAAAAGAGGCGCCATCGATTCTTTCTCGGACTTTCTTACCGACTTGGACAAACTCATCTCGATCGCAAAGGAAAAAGAGAAGGTTCCTAAGGTGACTCTTTTGGGTCATTCTATGGGAGCCGCGATCGTTACCCTTTATGCGGAAGAAGGAACCAATCAAGGAAATCTCAACGCATTGATCGTCTCTGCTCTTCCCATTCGAGCAAAGATGGATTTCAGCCTAATGATCAAAAAGGGAATCGCACCTTTCATTTCCGAAATCTTGCCGAATCTCACTTTGCCAACGGGTTTAGATGTGAACGCGTTGAGCCGCGACAAAGCCGTGGTGGAAGCCTATAAAAAAGATCCGCTGGTTCACGGAATGGCTTCGAGTTATCTGGGGAACATGCTTCTCAACTCGGAAGCCCCGATTCTCGGAAACGCAGGAAAAATCAAAATCCCGATTTACATCTTTCACGGAAAAGAAGATGCAATCGCGATTTACACCGGAAGCGAGGCTTTCTTTGAAGTGGTAGGTTCTTCCGATAAGACTTTGAAAATTTACGACGGTCTTTATCACGAAACGATGAACGAACGTTTAGAGGATAGAACCAAGGTTCTTTCCGATCTCAAAAAATGGTTTGATGCACATTCCAGCTAA
- a CDS encoding sulfatase: MFSYRTFVDRSGFLNHLILMLFLLLHCNRIEETEKNVVKEDLTRLLKSSEFVCSGDTNKEIEKFRSHWKKNPGRYSGLDPRDRWKNVQLTLYVDETLFINESQDSLFIPSGEECSLTIKESSGQNGLLFEFYATILSQGFGESDNGELKIFSSEKEIYSHTFKNQKEEWKKFSLPLNEINLNGHSHFRIRWNSGNGSALFLGSPVILKKEKTKRKNVILIVIDALRQDALSSGGSLFPTTPVLDSFSKDSIVFRNTIANGNWTKPSMLSFFTSEVASNLGLGNAWFYTSSQQRKIFYSKKPLTLPNAFRGQGYFTESIMNNVFLMDYTSVGVDLGFHKIQQVGKDTLDTEELVSRTETFFREHRDDLFFLHLNLNTPHWGYRPPTRFLQELKEKSDPSLWKSLDEYQQKYLGEVRYTDFLLGRIFEELKKQGLFENTWIVVTSDHGEMLEKSHYYHHHFITETVYAHGETHYEKEIRVPWIIHPPKDFQNQIQKRDFAEQVSLLSLLPTLLSLNGIDYEAEKLKGNDYSNRIFGKEGPDFEPVIYTEGRYSESIQTPKFKYLRRYPGYDTVRRTREGIPHKMPEELYDLKNDPKELTNIAETNLELLIDARKILKENQLDKNVFTLRLPRCEKDCEREIRFFSKAGIYRADFTADSKVISEDSKNLNLFLPKESNRFEQTLSIKTVDVSPIFRLQILRDGKKEDYRVGRWGIRSSVADSILAMEPDNVSLGRIPYRYFSSEIPFLYYHTGFSGGRESAEEAAMGEEVRKILESWGYIHQ; this comes from the coding sequence ATGTTCTCATACCGAACGTTCGTTGATAGAAGCGGATTCTTGAATCACTTGATTCTTATGTTGTTTCTTCTGCTTCATTGTAACCGAATCGAGGAAACCGAAAAGAATGTTGTAAAAGAGGATCTTACCAGACTTCTGAAAAGTTCCGAATTTGTCTGTTCCGGAGACACAAATAAGGAGATAGAAAAATTTCGTTCCCATTGGAAAAAGAATCCCGGACGTTATTCCGGACTCGATCCCAGAGACCGATGGAAGAATGTTCAGCTAACACTGTATGTCGATGAGACACTTTTTATTAACGAATCTCAAGATTCCTTATTTATTCCGTCCGGAGAAGAATGTTCCTTAACGATCAAAGAATCCTCAGGTCAAAACGGACTTCTTTTCGAATTTTATGCTACTATCCTTTCGCAAGGTTTTGGGGAATCCGATAATGGAGAATTGAAAATCTTTTCCAGTGAAAAGGAAATTTATTCCCACACATTTAAGAATCAAAAAGAAGAATGGAAAAAGTTTTCACTTCCGTTGAACGAAATAAATTTAAACGGACATTCGCATTTTAGAATCCGCTGGAATTCAGGGAACGGATCGGCTCTTTTTTTAGGCTCTCCCGTGATTTTGAAAAAGGAGAAAACGAAACGAAAAAATGTGATCTTAATCGTGATCGACGCGCTCCGGCAGGATGCGTTGTCCTCCGGCGGATCGCTGTTTCCAACGACTCCCGTTTTGGATTCCTTCTCCAAAGACTCGATCGTCTTTAGAAACACGATCGCAAACGGAAATTGGACGAAACCCTCCATGCTTTCCTTTTTTACTTCCGAAGTGGCGTCTAACTTAGGTTTGGGCAACGCCTGGTTTTACACTTCAAGTCAACAGCGAAAGATATTTTATTCAAAAAAGCCGCTCACCCTTCCAAACGCTTTTCGAGGACAGGGCTACTTTACCGAAAGTATAATGAATAACGTTTTTCTAATGGATTACACTTCTGTCGGAGTCGATTTAGGTTTTCACAAGATTCAACAAGTGGGAAAAGATACCTTGGATACGGAAGAACTCGTTTCCAGGACGGAGACTTTTTTTCGGGAACATAGAGACGATTTGTTCTTTTTGCATTTGAACCTAAACACTCCTCACTGGGGGTATCGCCCTCCGACCAGATTCTTACAAGAATTGAAGGAGAAATCCGATCCTTCCTTGTGGAAAAGTTTGGATGAATACCAACAGAAATATTTGGGAGAGGTCCGTTATACGGATTTTCTCCTAGGAAGAATTTTCGAAGAACTCAAAAAACAGGGATTATTTGAAAACACCTGGATCGTCGTTACGAGCGATCACGGAGAGATGTTAGAGAAGTCGCATTATTATCATCATCATTTCATCACGGAAACCGTCTACGCGCACGGAGAAACCCATTACGAAAAGGAAATTCGAGTTCCTTGGATCATTCATCCGCCGAAGGATTTTCAAAATCAAATTCAAAAAAGAGATTTTGCGGAACAGGTCTCTCTCCTATCTTTACTGCCGACATTGCTGAGTCTAAATGGAATCGATTATGAAGCGGAAAAGTTGAAAGGAAACGATTACTCAAATCGGATTTTCGGAAAAGAAGGACCCGATTTCGAGCCGGTCATTTATACGGAAGGGAGATACTCAGAATCCATTCAGACACCGAAATTTAAATATTTGCGAAGATATCCCGGTTACGATACCGTTCGAAGGACCAGAGAAGGTATTCCGCATAAAATGCCGGAAGAGTTGTATGATCTAAAAAATGATCCGAAAGAACTCACAAATATCGCTGAAACGAATTTGGAATTGTTAATCGACGCTCGAAAAATACTAAAAGAAAACCAACTCGATAAGAATGTGTTTACACTTCGACTTCCCAGATGTGAAAAAGATTGTGAACGTGAGATTCGTTTTTTCTCAAAGGCTGGAATCTACCGTGCGGATTTTACCGCAGACTCGAAAGTTATCAGTGAAGATTCGAAAAATTTAAATCTTTTTCTTCCGAAAGAATCGAATCGTTTCGAGCAAACTCTTTCGATCAAAACCGTAGATGTTTCTCCTATCTTTCGACTTCAGATCTTAAGGGACGGTAAGAAAGAGGATTATAGAGTGGGGCGATGGGGAATTCGATCCAGCGTTGCAGATTCGATTCTCGCGATGGAGCCTGATAACGTTTCCTTAGGAAGAATTCCCTATCGTTATTTTTCTTCCGAAATTCCGTTTCTGTATTATCATACCGGGTTTTCGGGTGGACGCGAATCTGCGGAAGAGGCGGCCATGGGTGAGGAAGTTCGAAAGATTTTGGAAAGCTGGGGTTATATTCACCAATAA
- a CDS encoding MarR family winged helix-turn-helix transcriptional regulator: MPSDFVSQVLEFYPRIFFACHTRHVEDPKTKQILTANQASILDHLDGDDPVSLFDLALHMGVTPSTMSITVSRLEVMGYIVKEKNPKDGRGTLIRLTKKGERIKSKKSVLDPNLVRNLLKRLSKEEQEAAVKGLGLLAFAAELEMKNKSLSRSWSKKK; this comes from the coding sequence ATGCCTTCGGATTTTGTAAGTCAGGTTTTGGAATTCTATCCGAGGATTTTTTTCGCCTGTCATACAAGACACGTTGAGGATCCGAAGACAAAGCAGATTTTGACTGCAAACCAGGCGAGCATTTTGGATCACTTGGATGGTGACGACCCAGTTAGTCTATTCGATTTGGCACTCCATATGGGAGTGACTCCTTCTACGATGTCGATCACGGTCTCCCGTCTGGAAGTTATGGGTTATATCGTAAAAGAGAAAAATCCGAAAGACGGAAGAGGGACGCTCATTCGTTTAACAAAAAAGGGAGAAAGGATTAAGAGTAAAAAGTCCGTTCTGGATCCGAATCTGGTCAGAAATTTACTTAAAAGATTGAGTAAGGAAGAACAAGAAGCCGCTGTAAAAGGTTTGGGTTTGCTCGCTTTTGCCGCAGAGCTAGAAATGAAGAATAAAAGTCTTTCTCGATCCTGGTCCAAAAAGAAATGA
- a CDS encoding LIC10604 family protein produces the protein MVYTILIYVFVFVVLLAGGIYGIGANLPIEHSSSLERVFKTTPDRIYSLIRNFKEYPSWRPNLKKIEEISSSSWKETDSHNDIMTYSFVQDHKNELVESKILDEDKPFGGSWTFELSSLPNGTRLKITENGKVFSPVFRFFSKYVFGHTATIRTYLEFMEKEIQRGEN, from the coding sequence ATGGTTTATACGATTCTTATTTACGTATTCGTTTTTGTAGTTCTCTTGGCGGGAGGTATCTACGGAATAGGAGCTAACCTTCCGATCGAACATTCCTCTTCTCTAGAACGAGTGTTTAAAACGACACCGGACCGAATTTATTCTCTCATTCGGAATTTTAAAGAATATCCTTCTTGGAGACCGAATCTAAAAAAAATTGAAGAAATTTCCTCCTCGTCTTGGAAAGAAACAGATTCTCATAACGACATTATGACCTATTCTTTCGTTCAAGATCACAAAAACGAACTCGTAGAATCTAAGATTCTAGATGAAGATAAGCCGTTCGGAGGTTCCTGGACTTTCGAATTAAGTTCCCTTCCGAACGGAACCAGACTCAAGATCACAGAAAACGGAAAGGTTTTTTCGCCGGTCTTTCGATTCTTTTCCAAATATGTTTTCGGACATACAGCGACCATTCGAACGTATTTGGAATTTATGGAAAAAGAAATTCAGAGAGGAGAGAATTAA
- a CDS encoding DUF3052 family protein, with translation MAGYSGKPLGDKLGLKSGMKVYFKGLPDDVRNELESYLTKVETSNSLKGSFDYLHVFTKEAKDLQNQFSKLVDHLADKGMIWISWPKGSSKIATDVTENVVREIGLKLGIVDVKVCAVSEIWSGLKFYKRKT, from the coding sequence GTGGCTGGTTATTCCGGTAAGCCCCTGGGAGATAAACTCGGTTTAAAATCGGGAATGAAAGTGTATTTCAAAGGTTTGCCGGACGACGTCCGGAACGAACTCGAAAGTTATTTAACGAAAGTAGAAACATCGAATTCGCTCAAGGGTTCATTCGATTATTTGCATGTATTCACGAAAGAAGCAAAAGACCTTCAGAATCAGTTTTCTAAACTGGTCGACCATCTTGCCGATAAGGGAATGATTTGGATTTCCTGGCCGAAAGGTTCTTCAAAGATCGCGACAGACGTTACCGAAAATGTTGTCCGTGAAATCGGTCTAAAACTCGGAATTGTGGATGTCAAAGTTTGTGCGGTTTCGGAGATCTGGTCCGGACTTAAGTTCTATAAAAGAAAAACTTAG
- a CDS encoding enoyl-CoA hydratase/isomerase family protein, with product MKLAKEIITAKDSKIGVLKLVPDGPMTLTLPLMQELGSILREFTLDQDIRAGIIAGPDGDFCVGLDPDAILNSNQEEIGKIMTGVFDMFASLISFPKPLISEVGGNAVGGGAIIAYTCDYRYMVDGKGRIGFAEPLVGLPLSSSLVIRMRQTMLPSAAAEAALEGALYKPAEAVQNGLLTDIGASLEELRKKSLSKINVLNRVPASATQETKRSLNREAYEAAKAAPKQLANLFKEQPSMVQNLMEAMKANKERRRPVLTHETNYQ from the coding sequence ATGAAATTAGCGAAAGAAATCATCACTGCAAAAGATTCTAAGATTGGAGTTTTGAAATTAGTACCCGATGGTCCAATGACACTTACTCTTCCGCTCATGCAGGAGTTGGGTTCCATCTTAAGAGAATTTACTTTGGATCAAGATATCAGAGCAGGTATTATCGCGGGACCAGACGGAGATTTTTGCGTAGGTTTGGATCCGGATGCGATTCTAAATTCGAATCAAGAAGAAATAGGAAAGATTATGACGGGTGTATTTGATATGTTTGCTTCCTTAATCAGCTTTCCAAAACCGTTGATCTCGGAAGTCGGAGGGAACGCAGTGGGTGGGGGAGCGATTATTGCTTATACCTGTGACTATCGTTATATGGTAGATGGAAAGGGAAGAATCGGATTCGCAGAACCTTTAGTCGGACTTCCTCTATCGTCTTCACTAGTGATACGGATGAGACAGACGATGTTGCCTTCCGCGGCGGCGGAAGCGGCTCTGGAAGGAGCTCTCTACAAACCTGCAGAAGCGGTTCAGAATGGATTGTTAACCGACATAGGCGCGTCCTTAGAAGAGCTGAGAAAAAAATCTCTGAGTAAAATTAATGTTCTCAATCGAGTTCCCGCTTCAGCGACTCAAGAGACAAAAAGATCTCTCAACAGAGAAGCATACGAAGCGGCGAAAGCCGCTCCAAAACAACTCGCGAATCTCTTCAAAGAACAGCCGAGTATGGTTCAAAATTTGATGGAAGCGATGAAAGCCAACAAAGAGAGAAGAAGACCGGTCTTAACTCACGAAACAAACTATCAGTAA
- a CDS encoding sensor histidine kinase — MAEKLARSEANLRILVENAKDSILSVDRNYKILVMNHTFYNSIKNLYGLDIKAGTNILKEFSSESKDYWKEIYDETFLGKSIHKELEIKTQEGLLYYYEILTYPIFSNFPSSNRKSLENEFPRTFEIKNVPLPFGEETVSGATVYIRDITERKIHEQKAINRIKSKDRLLAAVAHDLKNPISGILSLTELMKDQETNQKNIELLNRMLRAGSKSLHIIQELLQIAEMENENYRLKLEKTNLNYLIETLIKQNATEAEKNKIKLYTNLGDDPIHVQLESIKFQRVLENLISNSLKFTKEGGEILIRSFTKNKKAIIEVEDSGIGIPEGLQPVIFEQFTRAKRQGLKGEETTGLGMSIVKVIVELHKGKIRMESQEGVGTKFVIELPLEP; from the coding sequence ATGGCGGAGAAGCTGGCTCGATCGGAGGCCAATCTAAGAATATTGGTAGAGAACGCGAAGGATTCCATACTTTCCGTGGATAGAAACTACAAGATCCTAGTGATGAATCATACGTTTTACAATTCCATAAAAAATCTGTACGGCCTCGACATCAAAGCGGGAACGAATATTCTAAAAGAATTCAGTTCCGAATCAAAGGACTATTGGAAGGAAATCTATGATGAAACTTTTTTAGGAAAGTCGATTCATAAGGAATTGGAAATAAAAACACAAGAAGGTCTTTTGTATTATTATGAAATTCTAACATATCCGATTTTCAGCAATTTTCCTTCCTCCAATCGAAAAAGTTTAGAGAACGAATTCCCTCGGACCTTCGAAATCAAAAACGTCCCCCTTCCGTTCGGAGAAGAGACGGTTTCCGGAGCAACGGTTTATATAAGAGATATCACGGAAAGAAAAATCCATGAGCAGAAGGCGATCAATCGAATCAAGAGCAAGGATCGTCTTCTCGCGGCGGTGGCACACGATCTCAAAAATCCTATCAGCGGAATTTTAAGTCTCACCGAGTTGATGAAAGACCAGGAAACAAATCAGAAGAATATAGAATTATTGAATAGGATGCTCCGCGCCGGAAGCAAGTCGCTTCATATTATTCAGGAACTTCTACAGATCGCAGAGATGGAGAATGAGAACTATCGCTTAAAATTGGAGAAGACAAATCTCAATTACCTCATCGAAACGTTAATCAAACAAAACGCGACGGAAGCCGAAAAGAATAAAATCAAATTGTATACGAACCTCGGAGACGATCCGATCCACGTTCAGCTTGAATCGATCAAATTTCAGAGAGTGTTGGAAAATTTAATTTCAAATTCATTGAAGTTCACGAAAGAAGGCGGAGAAATTCTAATACGATCCTTTACGAAAAATAAAAAAGCGATCATCGAAGTAGAAGATTCAGGAATCGGGATTCCTGAAGGTTTGCAACCGGTCATTTTTGAACAATTTACAAGAGCAAAACGTCAAGGACTCAAAGGAGAGGAAACGACGGGCTTAGGGATGTCGATCGTAAAAGTAATCGTAGAACTACATAAAGGAAAAATTCGAATGGAAAGCCAGGAAGGAGTTGGTACAAAATTCGTCATAGAACTCCCTCTTGAACCGTAA
- a CDS encoding LA_0442/LA_0875 N-terminal domain-containing protein: MWKSKIYWILITFIFWNDSLFADIIYLKDGRVLFVKVINQDMDKVTVSNERETWDIEKKKVSRISFNEDEEVYVRNQLREKEKMLVEIDSLKKSLSEREIQESLKKEEVEKNQELARASLWRSALLPGWGQFHRKDSERGYFFSVSAGLTFLYWMQADSKFKKETQDLSEANRLSILSGTSGNPTLIAGAFLNANEIRNQRYQAGIHASSAFVLFLTIYTFNLIDAWLYGRPWNFFGKAPEEKKESIEINVKPDSSQTPTSPVLPQDSPERNNVPMLPQAGLSGISQSRWDLSWRIRF, from the coding sequence ATGTGGAAAAGTAAGATTTACTGGATTCTAATTACATTCATTTTTTGGAATGATTCTCTCTTTGCGGATATTATCTACTTGAAAGACGGTAGAGTCCTTTTCGTTAAAGTGATCAATCAGGACATGGATAAGGTCACTGTCTCCAACGAGAGGGAAACTTGGGATATAGAAAAGAAAAAGGTTTCTCGGATTTCGTTTAACGAAGACGAAGAGGTCTATGTTCGAAATCAATTGCGAGAAAAAGAAAAGATGCTCGTAGAAATCGATTCGCTGAAAAAATCCCTTTCCGAGCGGGAAATCCAAGAATCTCTAAAAAAGGAAGAAGTGGAAAAGAATCAGGAACTTGCAAGAGCTTCTCTTTGGAGAAGCGCGCTTCTTCCCGGTTGGGGGCAATTTCATAGAAAGGATTCCGAAAGAGGTTATTTTTTCTCCGTTTCTGCAGGGCTTACGTTTCTTTATTGGATGCAAGCGGATTCGAAATTTAAAAAGGAAACGCAGGATTTGAGTGAAGCGAATCGATTGTCCATCCTGTCCGGGACGAGCGGAAACCCGACTCTGATCGCGGGTGCCTTTTTAAACGCGAATGAAATACGAAACCAAAGATACCAAGCTGGAATTCATGCATCTTCCGCTTTCGTCCTTTTTTTGACGATCTATACGTTCAATTTAATCGATGCGTGGTTGTACGGGAGACCTTGGAATTTTTTCGGAAAAGCTCCGGAAGAAAAGAAAGAATCGATTGAAATCAATGTGAAACCCGATTCTTCACAGACACCCACAAGTCCGGTCTTACCTCAGGATTCTCCCGAGAGAAATAACGTTCCTATGTTACCGCAAGCCGGCCTTTCAGGAATTAGTCAAAGTCGCTGGGATCTCAGTTGGAGAATCCGTTTTTAG